In the genome of Rhodoplanes sp. Z2-YC6860, one region contains:
- a CDS encoding YncE family protein has protein sequence MNSCKTFFLAATMLATGSAAWAGQAPGALSAPDIPISHHDRVYAAEQFSNTVSVTDPVDNKLLGVIRLGDPQPVNFTPLYKGQVLVHGMGYSPDHRTLAVVSIGSNSVTFIDTATNAVKHTTYIGRSPHEAFFTPDGKEVWVTVRGENYISVIDPQTFEEKTRIVTPAGPGMQIFSPDGKYGYICSSFNPETDVVSVADHKIVAKVKQESPFCPNIAATPEGDQVWFTLKDIGKTQVFDAKPPFNLIKTIDTGPITNHVNFAHTAKGTFAYVTIGGTNEVKVFRTDDFSQVATIPVGNLPHGVWPSGDGTRIYVGLENADALAAIDTATNKVIANIPIGQAPQAIAYVPNAAPNPDDRQNLQGLGVAGQAAHLTLSPKGGAKDGKAPTSVSLFDQGLIQVLQASVTGLQPKQKYVLALAEHEDGSGSLQPLAGFMTNPAGSAIVNAVGPIRQIVDPSAKAAKRYLVITTGEPTMPGEPVQIESR, from the coding sequence ATGAATAGCTGTAAGACGTTTTTCCTCGCCGCCACGATGCTGGCGACTGGTTCCGCCGCCTGGGCCGGTCAGGCGCCCGGCGCCCTCTCCGCGCCCGACATACCGATCAGTCACCATGACCGCGTCTACGCGGCGGAGCAGTTCTCGAACACGGTGTCGGTGACAGACCCGGTCGACAACAAGCTCCTCGGCGTCATCAGGCTCGGCGATCCGCAGCCGGTCAACTTCACCCCGCTCTACAAGGGTCAGGTGCTGGTTCACGGCATGGGCTATTCGCCCGATCACCGTACGCTCGCCGTGGTGTCGATCGGCTCGAACTCGGTGACGTTCATCGATACGGCGACCAACGCGGTCAAGCACACCACTTACATCGGCCGTTCGCCGCACGAGGCGTTCTTCACCCCCGACGGCAAGGAGGTCTGGGTCACCGTGCGCGGCGAAAACTATATCTCCGTGATCGATCCTCAAACCTTCGAGGAGAAGACGCGGATCGTCACGCCGGCCGGCCCCGGCATGCAGATATTCTCGCCGGACGGCAAGTACGGCTACATCTGCTCGTCCTTCAACCCCGAGACCGACGTCGTCTCGGTGGCCGACCACAAGATCGTCGCCAAGGTCAAGCAGGAGAGCCCGTTCTGCCCGAACATCGCGGCGACGCCGGAGGGCGACCAAGTGTGGTTCACGCTCAAGGACATCGGCAAGACGCAGGTGTTCGACGCCAAACCGCCGTTCAATCTGATCAAGACGATCGACACAGGCCCGATCACCAATCACGTCAACTTCGCGCACACCGCGAAAGGCACGTTCGCTTACGTCACGATCGGAGGCACCAACGAGGTCAAGGTGTTCCGCACCGATGACTTCTCGCAGGTGGCGACCATCCCGGTCGGTAATCTTCCGCATGGGGTCTGGCCCTCCGGCGACGGCACGCGCATTTATGTCGGACTCGAGAATGCCGATGCGCTCGCCGCGATCGACACCGCGACCAACAAGGTGATCGCAAACATCCCGATCGGCCAGGCGCCTCAGGCTATCGCATATGTACCGAATGCCGCGCCCAATCCGGATGACCGGCAGAACCTGCAAGGGCTCGGCGTAGCAGGCCAGGCTGCGCATCTGACGCTGTCGCCCAAGGGTGGCGCCAAGGACGGCAAGGCTCCGACCAGCGTGTCGCTGTTCGATCAGGGGCTGATCCAGGTGCTGCAGGCCTCGGTGACCGGACTTCAGCCGAAGCAGAAATACGTGTTAGCGCTCGCGGAGCATGAGGACGGCAGCGGATCGTTGCAGCCGCTGGCCGGCTTCATGACCAACCCGGCCGGATCGGCTATCGTCAACGCCGTCGGTCCGATCCGGCAGATCGTCGACCCATCGGCCAAGGCCGCCAAGCGGTATCTGGTCATCACGACCGGCGAACCGACGATGCCAGGCGAGCCTGTGCAGATCGAGAGCCGATGA
- a CDS encoding anti-sigma factor family protein, which yields MNQRPITEDDLHAYVDHALEPERRAEVASYLADHPDVAKRIGAFADQRELLRSALAPIAEEPLPAELVLSRIIENRRRRPSRVWWAVAAMLLLSIGGTGGWALRGSLQPPPAGLAVLAQEAADSYSVYAPDHVRPVELRASDSAALVQWISHRLGQPVKAPDLTTSGYRLMGGRLVATSHGPAAMFMYDDDHGGRIVVLTRRMSTTDQNAPMTPQSKGSVTGFVWADAGIGYSLVGEAPAETLRPVANEVRRQVGPI from the coding sequence ATGAACCAGCGGCCGATCACGGAGGACGATCTCCACGCCTATGTCGACCATGCGCTCGAACCCGAGCGTCGAGCCGAAGTCGCCTCTTACCTGGCCGATCATCCGGATGTTGCAAAACGTATCGGAGCGTTTGCCGATCAGCGCGAGCTGTTGCGTTCGGCGCTGGCGCCGATTGCCGAGGAGCCGTTGCCGGCCGAACTTGTTCTGTCGCGGATCATCGAGAACCGCAGGCGGCGCCCGTCGCGGGTGTGGTGGGCGGTTGCCGCGATGCTGCTGTTGAGCATCGGCGGCACCGGCGGCTGGGCGCTGCGTGGTTCGCTTCAGCCTCCGCCCGCTGGATTGGCCGTGCTCGCCCAGGAGGCCGCGGATTCCTACAGTGTCTATGCGCCGGATCACGTCCGCCCGGTCGAGCTGCGCGCGTCCGACAGCGCGGCGCTCGTTCAATGGATCTCCCATCGACTGGGACAGCCGGTCAAGGCGCCGGATCTGACGACGTCGGGCTATCGGCTGATGGGCGGGCGTCTGGTGGCGACTTCGCATGGTCCCGCAGCCATGTTCATGTACGACGACGATCACGGCGGCCGGATTGTGGTGCTGACGCGCCGGATGAGCACGACGGATCAGAATGCGCCGATGACGCCTCAATCGAAAGGCAGCGTCACAGGCTTCGTCTGGGCGGACGCCGGCATCGGCTATAGCCTGGTCGGCGAGGCGCCGGCCGAGACGCTGCGGCCGGTCGCAAACGAGGTTCGCAGGCAGGTGGGCCCGATCTGA
- a CDS encoding RNA polymerase sigma factor has product MQDMLVQVEPLIPALRRYARALLHNSAAADDLVQDCLERALSGWHQRRGGSIRAWLFAILHNLAVSQFRKAASHGRHLPIEAASETGFDGAAAQEHRLVYQDVLNKLTKLPEEQRAVLLLVAVEDFSYAEAAKALNVPVGTVMSRLSRAREKLQQEIDGPVSAPNNVVPIRSQR; this is encoded by the coding sequence ATGCAGGACATGTTGGTCCAGGTCGAGCCGCTGATCCCGGCGCTCCGTCGCTACGCGCGCGCTCTGCTGCACAACAGCGCCGCTGCCGACGATCTGGTACAGGATTGCCTGGAGCGAGCCCTCAGCGGCTGGCACCAGCGGCGCGGCGGCAGCATTCGGGCCTGGCTGTTCGCGATCCTGCACAACCTCGCCGTCAGTCAGTTTCGCAAGGCGGCATCGCACGGCAGGCACTTGCCGATCGAAGCCGCAAGCGAAACCGGATTCGACGGTGCCGCCGCGCAGGAACACAGGCTTGTTTATCAGGATGTGCTGAACAAGCTGACAAAGCTGCCAGAGGAGCAGCGGGCCGTGTTGCTGCTGGTTGCGGTCGAGGACTTCTCTTATGCCGAGGCTGCGAAGGCATTGAACGTGCCGGTGGGCACGGTGATGTCGCGGCTGTCGCGGGCCCGCGAGAAATTGCAGCAGGAGATCGACGGTCCGGTCAGCGCGCCGAACAACGTTGTGCCGATACGGAGCCAGCGATGA